In Streptomyces sp. P3, one DNA window encodes the following:
- a CDS encoding peptidylprolyl isomerase produces the protein MVTQEQRKRQLAREKFLRQQQRRTSARRKARMRNSVIASVLGVIVIGSLALYTTGVLKDDGKDKTNASSQTTPSAAPSAAKDPCEKPAAGAVKTQTWKKEPAVTIDASAKYTMTLATTCGDIDIALKAKAAPHTVNSFGFLAGKGYFDHTKCHRLTTNGIYVLQCGDPTGSGSGGPGYTIPDENLKDASLKANVYPAGTVAMANTGQAHTGGSQFFLVYQDSQLPPSYTPFGTVSAEGMKVLKKIAAAGENTGAGDGAPNATVVIDKATVTKS, from the coding sequence GTGGTCACCCAGGAACAGCGGAAGCGTCAGCTCGCCCGGGAGAAGTTCTTGCGGCAGCAGCAGCGGCGCACGAGCGCCCGGCGCAAGGCCCGTATGCGCAACTCGGTGATCGCGTCGGTGCTCGGCGTGATCGTCATCGGCAGCCTGGCGCTGTACACGACGGGTGTCCTGAAGGACGACGGCAAGGACAAGACGAACGCGAGTTCGCAGACGACCCCGTCCGCCGCGCCCAGCGCCGCCAAGGACCCGTGCGAGAAGCCGGCCGCCGGCGCGGTCAAGACGCAGACCTGGAAGAAGGAGCCGGCGGTCACGATCGACGCGTCGGCCAAGTACACGATGACGCTCGCGACGACCTGCGGCGACATCGACATAGCGCTCAAGGCGAAGGCCGCGCCGCACACGGTGAACTCGTTCGGGTTCCTCGCCGGCAAGGGCTACTTCGACCACACCAAGTGCCACCGCCTCACCACCAACGGGATCTACGTGCTGCAGTGCGGCGACCCGACGGGCAGCGGCAGCGGCGGCCCCGGCTACACGATCCCGGACGAGAACCTGAAGGACGCCTCCCTCAAGGCCAACGTCTACCCGGCGGGCACGGTCGCGATGGCCAACACCGGGCAGGCGCACACCGGCGGCAGCCAGTTCTTCCTCGTCTACCAGGACAGTCAGCTGCCGCCCAGCTACACACCGTTCGGCACGGTGTCGGCCGAAGGCATGAAGGTCCTGAAGAAGATCGCCGCCGCGGGCGAGAACACCGGCGCGGGCGACGGCGCCCCGAACGCGACGGTCGTGATCGACAAGGCGACGGTCACGAAGTCCTGA
- a CDS encoding bifunctional (p)ppGpp synthetase/guanosine-3',5'-bis(diphosphate) 3'-pyrophosphohydrolase, producing the protein MPDEAQHLTAAKPESASAPAATPASQAQADSRGPAGHDRSAPADGPAEQPRPKPAPPEDATAAPAGRQAAAPQQAARSGSSNRVRARLARLGVQRQNPYNPVLEPLLRIVRSNDPKIETATLRQIEKSYQVAERWHRGQKRKSGDPYITHPLAVTTILAELGMDPATLMAGLLHDTVEDTEYGLEDLRRDFGDQVALLVDGVTKLDKVKFGEAAQAETVRKMVVAMAKDPRVLVIKLADRLHNMRTMRYLKREKQEKKARETLEIYAPLAHRLGMNTIKWELEDLAFAILYPKMYDEIVRLVAERAPKRDEYLAIVTDEVQADLRAARIKATVTGRPKHYYSVYQKMIVRGRDFAEIYDLVGIRVLVDTVRDCYAALGTVHARWNPVPGRFKDYIAMPKFNMYQSLHTTVIGPNGKPVELQIRTFDMHRRAEYGIAAHWKYKQEAVAGTSKVRSDQPRTTGKDDHLNDMAWLRQLLDWQKETEDPGEFLESLRFDLSRNEVFVFTPKGDVIALPAGATPVDFSYAVHTEVGHRTIGARVNGRLVPLESTLDNGDLVEVFTSKAAGAGPSRDWLNFVKSPRARNKIRAWFSKERRDEAIEQGKDSIVRAMRKQNLPIQRILTGDSLVTLAHEMRYSDISALYAAIGEGHVSAQNIVQKLVQALGGEEAASEEIDETVPPSHSRGRKRRSNQDPGVVVKGVDDVWVKLARCCTPVPGDPIIGFVTRGSGVSVHRSDCVNVESLSREPERILEVEWAPTQSSVFLVAIQVEALDRSRLLSDVTRVLSDQHVNILSAAVQTSRDRVATSRFTFEMGDPKHLGHVLKAVRGVEGVYDVYRVTSARRP; encoded by the coding sequence TTGCCAGACGAGGCCCAGCACCTGACAGCCGCCAAGCCCGAGTCCGCCTCGGCGCCCGCGGCCACCCCCGCGTCGCAGGCGCAGGCGGACAGCCGCGGCCCGGCCGGGCACGACCGTTCCGCGCCCGCCGACGGGCCCGCCGAGCAGCCCCGTCCCAAGCCGGCTCCGCCCGAGGACGCTACGGCGGCGCCCGCCGGCCGTCAGGCCGCCGCCCCGCAGCAGGCCGCCCGGTCAGGCTCCTCCAACCGCGTCCGCGCCCGTCTCGCCCGTCTCGGCGTCCAGCGCCAGAACCCGTACAACCCGGTCCTGGAGCCGCTGCTGCGGATAGTGCGCAGCAACGACCCGAAGATCGAGACGGCGACCCTGCGCCAGATCGAGAAGTCCTACCAGGTCGCCGAACGCTGGCACCGCGGCCAGAAGCGCAAGAGCGGCGACCCGTACATCACCCACCCCCTCGCGGTGACCACGATCCTCGCCGAGCTGGGCATGGATCCGGCCACCCTCATGGCCGGTCTGCTGCACGACACCGTCGAGGACACCGAGTACGGCCTGGAGGACCTGCGCCGCGACTTCGGCGATCAGGTCGCCCTGCTCGTCGACGGCGTCACCAAGCTGGACAAGGTGAAGTTCGGCGAGGCCGCGCAGGCCGAGACCGTGCGCAAGATGGTCGTCGCCATGGCCAAGGACCCGCGGGTGCTGGTCATCAAGCTCGCGGACCGCCTGCACAACATGCGGACCATGCGCTACCTCAAGCGGGAGAAGCAGGAGAAGAAGGCGCGCGAGACCCTCGAGATCTACGCGCCCCTCGCCCACCGCCTGGGCATGAACACCATCAAGTGGGAACTGGAGGACCTCGCCTTCGCGATCCTCTACCCCAAGATGTACGACGAGATCGTCCGCCTGGTCGCCGAGCGGGCCCCCAAGCGCGACGAGTACCTGGCCATAGTGACCGACGAGGTGCAGGCCGATCTGCGGGCCGCGCGCATCAAGGCGACGGTCACCGGCCGCCCGAAGCACTACTACAGCGTCTACCAGAAGATGATCGTCCGCGGCCGCGACTTCGCGGAGATCTACGACCTGGTGGGCATCCGCGTCCTCGTGGACACCGTCCGCGACTGCTACGCGGCGCTCGGCACCGTGCACGCGCGATGGAACCCGGTTCCCGGCCGGTTCAAGGACTACATCGCGATGCCCAAGTTCAACATGTACCAGTCGCTGCACACGACGGTCATCGGCCCGAACGGCAAGCCGGTCGAACTCCAGATCCGCACGTTCGACATGCACCGCCGCGCCGAGTACGGCATCGCCGCGCACTGGAAGTACAAGCAGGAGGCCGTCGCCGGCACCTCGAAGGTGCGCTCGGACCAGCCGAGGACCACCGGCAAGGACGACCACCTCAACGACATGGCCTGGCTGCGCCAGCTCCTCGACTGGCAGAAGGAGACCGAGGACCCGGGCGAGTTCCTGGAGTCCCTGCGTTTCGACCTGTCGCGCAACGAGGTCTTCGTCTTCACACCGAAGGGTGACGTGATAGCGCTGCCGGCCGGCGCGACGCCCGTGGACTTCTCGTACGCGGTGCACACGGAGGTGGGCCACCGCACGATAGGAGCCCGGGTCAACGGGCGTCTCGTGCCGCTGGAGTCGACCCTGGACAACGGCGACCTGGTGGAGGTCTTCACCTCCAAGGCCGCCGGGGCGGGTCCGTCCCGGGACTGGCTGAACTTCGTCAAGTCGCCGCGCGCCCGCAACAAGATCCGCGCCTGGTTCTCCAAGGAGCGCCGCGACGAGGCGATCGAGCAGGGCAAGGACTCCATCGTCCGCGCCATGCGCAAGCAGAACCTGCCGATCCAGCGCATCCTGACCGGCGACTCGCTGGTGACGCTCGCGCACGAGATGCGGTACTCGGACATCTCCGCGCTGTACGCGGCGATCGGCGAGGGCCATGTCTCCGCGCAGAACATCGTGCAGAAGCTGGTCCAGGCGCTCGGCGGCGAGGAGGCCGCCTCCGAGGAGATCGACGAGACGGTCCCGCCGTCCCACAGCCGCGGCCGCAAGCGGCGCAGCAACCAGGACCCCGGCGTCGTCGTCAAGGGCGTCGACGACGTGTGGGTCAAGCTGGCCCGCTGCTGTACGCCCGTGCCCGGCGATCCCATCATCGGCTTCGTCACGCGGGGCAGCGGCGTATCGGTTCACCGCAGCGACTGCGTCAACGTGGAGTCACTGTCACGCGAGCCCGAACGGATCCTCGAGGTCGAGTGGGCGCCCACGCAGTCCTCGGTCTTCCTGGTCGCGATCCAGGTCGAGGCGCTGGACCGCTCCCGGCTCCTCTCGGACGTCACGCGCGTCCTGTCCGACCAGCACGTCAACATCCTGTCCGCGGCGGTACAGACGTCCCGCGACCGGGTGGCCACCTCCCGCTTCACCTTCGAGATGGGCGACCCCAAGCATCTGGGGCACGTCCTGAAGGCCGTACGCGGCGTCGAGGGCGTCTACGACGTGTACCGGGTGACGTCGGCGCGCAGGCCCTAG
- a CDS encoding DUF349 domain-containing protein, protein MSSDPWGRVDETGTVYVRTADGEQVVGSWQAGSPEEALAYFERKYEGLVVEIGLLEKRVQTTDLSAKDAQVAIDHIREQVDAHHAVGDLQALRERLDKLVATVESRREERRQQRAKQSDQARHAKEDLVTEAEQLAQSDQWRAAGERLRALVDTWKGLPRLDRKSDDELWHRFSHARSAFSKRRKAHFAQLDAQREEARRIKERLVSEAEGLSGSTDWGPTAARYRELMADWKAAGRAQREHEDDLWNRFRGAQDVFFAARSSVFAERDAEQTENLKLKEELAEEAEKLLPIGDLKAARAAFRSINERWEAIGHVPRDARPKVEGRMHAVERAIQESEETEWRRTNPEARARAAGLTGQLQGAVDKLRAQIEQARAQGNSAKADKLERELEGRQALLDQALKGLHEFGG, encoded by the coding sequence GTGAGCAGCGACCCGTGGGGCCGCGTCGACGAGACGGGCACCGTGTACGTGCGTACCGCCGACGGCGAGCAGGTGGTCGGTTCCTGGCAGGCAGGCTCCCCCGAGGAAGCCCTGGCCTACTTCGAGCGCAAGTACGAGGGCCTGGTTGTCGAGATCGGCCTCCTCGAGAAGCGGGTGCAGACCACCGATCTCTCGGCGAAGGACGCGCAGGTCGCGATCGACCACATTCGCGAGCAGGTGGACGCGCACCACGCCGTCGGTGATCTGCAGGCGCTGCGGGAGCGGCTGGACAAGCTGGTGGCGACCGTCGAGTCGCGACGCGAGGAGCGCAGGCAACAGCGGGCGAAGCAGTCCGACCAGGCCCGGCACGCCAAGGAGGACCTGGTCACCGAGGCGGAACAGCTCGCACAGTCCGACCAGTGGCGGGCCGCCGGTGAGCGGCTGCGCGCCCTGGTGGACACGTGGAAGGGGCTGCCCCGGCTGGACCGCAAGTCGGACGACGAACTGTGGCACCGGTTCTCGCACGCGCGCTCGGCGTTCTCCAAGCGCCGCAAGGCGCACTTCGCGCAGCTCGACGCACAGCGTGAGGAGGCCCGCCGGATCAAGGAGCGGCTGGTCTCCGAGGCCGAGGGCCTGTCCGGTTCGACGGACTGGGGTCCGACCGCCGCGCGCTACCGCGAGCTGATGGCGGACTGGAAGGCGGCCGGCCGTGCCCAGCGCGAGCACGAGGACGACCTGTGGAACCGCTTCCGCGGCGCCCAGGACGTCTTCTTCGCCGCCCGCAGCTCGGTCTTCGCCGAGCGGGACGCGGAGCAGACGGAGAACCTCAAGCTCAAGGAGGAGCTGGCCGAGGAGGCCGAGAAGCTGCTCCCGATCGGCGACCTGAAGGCGGCGCGGGCCGCGTTCCGTTCGATCAACGAGCGCTGGGAGGCCATCGGCCATGTCCCGCGGGACGCCCGGCCGAAGGTCGAGGGCCGGATGCACGCCGTGGAGCGGGCGATCCAGGAGTCCGAGGAGACGGAGTGGCGCCGGACGAACCCGGAGGCACGCGCGCGTGCCGCGGGCCTCACCGGTCAGCTCCAGGGCGCCGTGGACAAGCTGAGGGCACAGATCGAGCAGGCTCGCGCCCAGGGCAACTCGGCGAAGGCCGACAAGCTGGAGCGGGAGCTCGAGGGCCGTCAGGCGCTGCTGGACCAGGCTCTGAAGGGTCTGCACGAGTTCGGCGGCTGA
- a CDS encoding adenine phosphoribosyltransferase, whose amino-acid sequence MTGVEELLLSRIRDVADYPEPGVMFKDITPLLADPAAFTALTDAFALIAERTGATKIVGLEARGFILGAPVAVRAGLGFIPVRKAGKLPGATLSQAYDLEYGSAEIEVHAEDLTVGDRVLIVDDVLATGGTAEASIQLIHRAGAEVAGVAVLMELGFLDGRPRLEAALRGAPLEALLTI is encoded by the coding sequence GTGACCGGCGTCGAGGAGCTGCTCCTCAGCCGCATCCGGGACGTGGCCGACTACCCGGAGCCGGGCGTGATGTTCAAGGACATCACCCCGCTCCTGGCGGATCCGGCGGCGTTCACCGCGCTCACCGACGCGTTCGCGCTGATCGCCGAGCGCACCGGCGCCACCAAGATCGTCGGCCTGGAAGCCCGGGGATTCATCCTGGGCGCCCCGGTCGCCGTCCGCGCCGGCCTGGGCTTCATCCCCGTGCGCAAGGCGGGCAAGCTCCCCGGAGCGACCCTCAGCCAGGCCTACGACCTGGAGTACGGCTCGGCCGAGATCGAGGTGCACGCGGAGGACCTGACCGTCGGCGACCGCGTGCTGATCGTCGACGACGTCCTCGCCACCGGCGGTACCGCCGAGGCGTCGATCCAGCTCATACACCGTGCCGGCGCCGAGGTTGCCGGGGTCGCGGTCCTGATGGAGCTGGGCTTCCTCGACGGGCGTCCCCGCCTGGAGGCGGCCCTGCGCGGGGCGCCCCTGGAGGCGCTGCTCACCATCTGA